A window of Nocardia arthritidis genomic DNA:
GAGTGAGCCGCCCGCCAGCTATTCGATCCGCGAGCTGGCGCTGCTTCATTCGCTGCACGAACTCGCGCAGCGCCACATCCACGACCTCACGCTTGGTCCCTAATCCACTCAGCCGCTGCGCCATAGCAATTAGGTCGTCGTCGATGTTTATGCTGGTGACGGCCATTTGCATGCCCCTTTGATACAACAATGATATCTACCCCCTTTATACCATTAATGCCCCTACAGATATATAAAGGGAATCTAGCACACATGTTCGATCGAGATGTACTCTTCACACATGTCGACACCACTGCAGGGATCGCTGCTCGACGGGTTCGGCGAGGCGGAGCTCGGGTCGCTCGACGGGCTGCGGCGGACCGAGTTGAGCCAGGGCGCCTGGGTGGATTTGCTGCCCGGTTGGCTTTCGGGGGCCGATGCGCTGTTCGATCGGCTCGCGGCCGAGGTGCCGTGGCAGGCCGAGCGGCGGCCGATGTATGACCGGGTGGTGGATGTGCCGCGGCTGCTGTGCTTCTACGAGGAGGGCGAAACGCTTCCCGATCCCGTGTTGGATGCGGCGCGGGACGCCTTGAGCGCGCACTATCTGCGCGAGCTCGGCGAACCGTTCCGCACGGCGGGGCTGTGCTACTACCGGGACGGGCGCGACAGCGTCGCATGGCACGGTGACACGTCGGGGCGGGGCGCGACACACGACACCATGGTCGCCATCGTGTCGGTCGGCGCGGCGCGCAGCCTGCTGCTGCGGCCGCGCGGCGGCGGCCCCAGCCTGCGGTTCCCGGCCGGGCACGGCGATCTGCTGGTGATGGGCGGCTCGTGCCAGCGCACCTGGGAGCATGCGGTGCCGAAGACGCGCAGGCCGGCCGGGCCGCGGATCAGCATCCAGTTCCGGCCGCGCGGCGTCCGTTAAACGAGCGTGCCGCGCGGCGTACAATTCCGACCTGCTGGTTTGTTATCGGTGCACCACCTGCTGTTCCCTCGACCCCGTCAGAAGGATCACGCGCGTGAACAAGCCACTGCTGCTGGCCATCGCGGCCGCACTCGTCATCGCCGGGCCGCTGGCCGGAATCGCGCTCCGCCGCTTCGTCATCCGGCTCGAACACCGGACCACCGAGGGTCCGCGCTCGCTGCGCTCCCTCGGCCTGCGCCTGGCGCACGACCTCGCCATCCCGGTCGCGGCGCTGGTGGGGCTGATGTTCGCGCTGTCGCTGCCGGGCGCGCTGCCCATCGCGCCGACCGCCGCGCACAACGCGCTGCTCGTCGCGCTCATCATCGTCATCTCGTACGCGGTGTCGCGGATCGCCGCCGACATCATCGCCT
This region includes:
- a CDS encoding type II toxin-antitoxin system VapB family antitoxin: MAVTSINIDDDLIAMAQRLSGLGTKREVVDVALREFVQRMKQRQLADRIAGGRLTPTPELLDPSVREAARK
- a CDS encoding alpha-ketoglutarate-dependent dioxygenase AlkB translates to MSTPLQGSLLDGFGEAELGSLDGLRRTELSQGAWVDLLPGWLSGADALFDRLAAEVPWQAERRPMYDRVVDVPRLLCFYEEGETLPDPVLDAARDALSAHYLRELGEPFRTAGLCYYRDGRDSVAWHGDTSGRGATHDTMVAIVSVGAARSLLLRPRGGGPSLRFPAGHGDLLVMGGSCQRTWEHAVPKTRRPAGPRISIQFRPRGVR